TAAAACCATAAAGCGAACTCATTTTAATAATCGGTTCTGCCGATGATGACAATTGGCTAAAACACACTTGTTCTATTGGGGagaaacgaaaaagaaatgcGGTTACTTTGTACGTCTGTCGAGCCGTCAATCGAGCGTTTAAGTTTGAGAGAGGGGATCAGCTGCTGACGCAGCAAGGCCAATCTTTGAGTTTCGaagaataaaaataaaaccaagTTTAAGCGCAGGGGAGTTAAGTTAAGGGaaattgaaaatatttggAGAGGGTAAACTAAGTGCTAGTaatgtatttaaattttagCTATTAATGAATAAATTTATAATGTCTCCTTAAACGTTGATCTTGATTTCCGATACCCAGCCCCTGTAGTAGCGAGCCCTAAAGAAAAGGGGTCATAAAGAATAGAGGAAGATGGCAGATTATGACCAAGGAAGGGTGGGCGTGGTCCTTCATTCCAGCTGAGGACGACTTCTTATCCGTTCGTGTCGCGTGCGTGTGCATATGTGTAAGTGAAGTCTAATGGCCAAAAGTTTTGTTTCTCTCCGGTTCTGGAATTGTACTTGTACATGTCGTTAAGTTTCTTGCACGCTCttttaatataaaaacaagTATCGTAGGTCTCAGAATAGACAAATAAAAAGAACACCAcccttttgccgacgagacagTAGCCGGAATGATAGCGTGCTGGTCGACCTCTGAGGAAAACATCAGTCCTACTAACCGTTGTCCACTACATATATCCACATTTTGTCTATTCTCTTTGTCGTTATTTAACCGTTGCAGGCGCATGGTTTTAAGTAGGGAAATGACGATCCGAAAGCAATAAAGACCCCAAATTCAACCCACCTGTTTCAGAACATTCTCCCGTAGGAATCACTCaccccctctccctcttttcCCTTTTCCCTGGGGGCCCAgcgaagtggatgtgagtcgtagatcatgcggcatccgcaaagctgggttttctctcctacaccctcgccctGGGGACCCAGCGGCGCAGATGTGAGTCGAGGATCATGCGGCAGCTGCTAAACTAAGCTCCCCTCTCCCAAACCCTTCCGATCCCCTTCCCCCGCCACGCAAGACCCCCGACGCACATTTCTGCAGCTCCCAAGCATGGGTTCACCCACGCCTCGTGGCCGCGCCAGGCCCGACCGTCCCACGATCAACCCCACGGGTGCGCTTTCGCCACGAGCGGctctccccttaggtcctcacacaaccaattttgctgtggggaaggaccgggccctggacagactgagCAGCTGAacctcggcctgagaacttTCTTACAGCGGTCATATTCGGAAACCAATAATGATTCTTAATCTCGGTTACACATTTTTAAACTCCCAAGTGGCACAATTTTTCGTGAACAgttcttattaaattattttccATTTCTGACGGAACATAAAGCAATTCGAAATCAGCATCTTTTCTATAAAAAATACCATCTTCTAATACAACATTTTTCACTGGTTCTCTTTCTAACTTATCCTTCAATTGAATTATAGTGCTATCTCTATTTTCTATATCTATAACTGAAACTATTTGATCCATATTTTTGTGTTCCCCAACTGAAACTTTTGGGTCGTAACTGAATCCTGGACTTATTGTGTGGTGTCTACTTAGGCCATCGGCATGGGTCATGTATTTACCACTTCGATGATTTACTGTGCAGTCATAATTTTCAAGTTCAAGGGCCCATCTAGCAATTTTTGAATTTACAGTTTTCTTACGTAAGGTTAGAGTAAAGGCATTAAAATCGATTATTATTCGGAACGGTATTCCTTCAAGGTAAATCTTAAATTTATTCAATGAGTAGATTATGGTTAGAGTTTCTAATTCATAACTATGATACCAACTTTCTGCTGGTGTTGTTGCTTGAGAAAAATATGAGATTGTATGAAATTTGTTATCATCCTGTTTTTGTAATAGAATTCTTCCAAACCCTTCGAAACTAGCGTCACAATGCAATTTTGTTTTCTTAGTCGGACTATACAGGGCTAGAACTGGTGCTGAGGCCAGTCTCTCACAGAGATAATTAAATATTGTCACACATTTGTCGTCTAGCTCAAATTTCCCTATAGTGCTTTCATTGGCTTGGCAACTTTCGAGTAACCCGGAATAAATCTCCTGAAATAAGAAAAGAGTCCTAAACATTTTTGCATATCTGCGGAATTAGTTGGTTTCGGAAGGTGCTTAATTGTCGTGATGTGATCATTATTTGGCTTAATTCCATCTATGCTTAATGTGAATCCCAAAAATTCTATACTAGTGTAACAAAACAGACACTTGCTTAACCTATTTTCTGATCTATATTCTGCTAGGAGACGTACTCAAGACAACAAAGTGTTCTATGGTTTTGGTTCCATTGCTGATTTGGTGTACTTTTTCTCCGGGCACGTCTTTATAGTGTGGCTGAGAGAGCCGCAACGGAAGCAGGACCCCTTCGCACGTTTGGGAGCCTTGCAATCTGAAGCGTAGTGTTCAAACAACGAACAATTGTAGCATCGCGTCTCACCATTCGATGTTAATGAAGATTGTGCTGAAGTTGAAGCTGAAGAGATAGTCGATGAGTTCcattttggtttgttttttgCTCTTAAGTCCGCATATCGATGAGATAATTCCTTAAGCTCGTTGATAGTTTTCGCTCCATAGAGCAAGGCGATGGCTGGCGACGTGTCGCGGAAACCATCGATGATAAAGTGGACTGCTTCAATCTCACATACACTTTCACACAACGCCAACTCTTgcatctgcaaaatgtaccccATAACGGATGTTTTTGCCGGAATGTAGAAAGTTTTCTGAAGTTGCATCACTAATTGAGTTGTCAAACATGCCTTATCAAATGTTTTCAGAAAGTTGGTTTTTTAATTGGTCATAGTTTTCTGAAAGTCGAGCCGCATGAATGTGTACGCCTCTGAATTTGGTGCCATTAATAAGCGTGCGCATCGTAGCTGGTAGGCGTCACTTTCATCAACAGCAGAGCAAGCGCGCTCTAATTTTGTAATCCATAATACAGCGTCTTGGTCCCTCGGATTCGAGAATGGGACCATTGCACGGATCACTTCTTTgcatagctcgcaaataactgttgacactttcggcgtgtctgataaaaacctctcattgacgaacacattgagaaaagggactgaaaagacccgatcaaatctgtttttgctcaactcgctcttcgctcaagcaaagaccgattttttcacttttttttgttcctgtttttcactgagcatcttgtcgcgagCGAACGAAaaaagtgtcttttgcgtatgtatgcgtgcttgtacgtgtggtggctgtggcaacGATCACTTGCCTTCGTGAATTGTGTCAGACACTGTCCCAAACCCAAAATGAGCCTGTTCCTGAACAACTTTCCAAAATTTTTACTGATGTGGAGAACTTTGCTATGATCAATGGCCGTTTACCATTAAATGCCGATATATTGCAGCTTTTTAACGACATGAAGCTAAGATCACCACACTTGAATTCGCTCGCACAGGTGGTGCTGGCTACACCGGCCACTCAGGTATCGGTCGAAAGAGCCTTTTCAGCACTTCATTATATTTTGAATGAAAAACGTTGCTCTTTAAGTGCGGAAAATATTAACTCATTGTTAGTGGTTAAGCTAAATTCGTATTAttacaaaatatatacatatatacatacatccataTCCATGTCTCTTCAGTTTGCAGAAAATTCGCAAATAAGtataaatattacaataacaTAACCAACGaggaggaacgttgtgagtttctgatttgttcctattggctataaaaatgatttgatctgatccagattcagcaatctgatagatatggtcattatctatgattctgcgtttttagttttctcgaatgtgcaatattgtggatgcaacagattttcgttctttgtgtgggcggaagggggtggggcgaaattttgagatacacgttttatagtaagatctaacagaagtgcggataccaaatttggttactctagccttaatagtctctgagatttttgaatatccccagattttcgtcctttgcgggggcggaagggggtgtggcgaaattttgaaacaaactcgtctcggtccgatacattaggagtgtggataccaaatttggttgctctagcttttatagtctctgagttctaggcgctaatgttttactctaagcaaagccgcctatgctacgtgtgtgttagagagagacagggcgagaaaaaatgaaattgttttcttgatgctggctataataataatacgatccaattcagattccgcagtcttaaagatatggtcattctctacaattctacgtttttgtttttctcatatctttaaaattgtggatgccacagattttcgtcctttgtgggggcggaagtgggcggggcgaagttttgaaatatttttgtagcagtgacatatcacagaagtctggatccaaaacatcgttgctctagctcttatagtctttgagcactaggcgctgaaggggacggacagacggacagacggacggacggacagacggacagacggacagacagacagggcccaatcgactcggctattgatgctgatcaagaatatatatactttatggggtcggaaacgattccttctggacgttacacacatccatttttaccacaaatctaatataccccaatactcattttgagtatcgggtataaaaacgagggggaacgttaaCGTTCACAATATATTGTGTGCAAAAATGTTCTCTCTTCGTGTGGCTCATGATGACGCGTCAGTACCCGAACGCCAGACCCGAAGTCTTCATTGTCGCCAGTAAATAAGACGAATGCGCAGTCGCAGCGACGCAGCAGAATGGCTACTGCGACATTGCAGCCTATAAAAGACGTGCGCTTAGTTCATTTTGGGACTTTTTTCGAAAATTTTTCCaaccttcgggtctgccagcatcatcGGCACACTTTCTGTGCCACACTCGGAGCACCAGTCTTCAGTCCCATGGCCTCGAGGCCAAACTATAGCCTCGACGCATGATTCGTGGTGTCCGAAAAGTCCATCCTCACCAGTTTTCTGGGGTATCTGCTTAAAAATCCCGTTGAGGCGCTTCTTGCGTTGCGCATGCGCGCCTTGGACACCGTGTCGCACTTCATATTTGTCAGATTATTAAGCCACTCCCTCGCGTATTGGTACTCATGCGAGTTGCGGTGGAATGCGGCCTACGGTTTGCGGCTGCGGTCCCGCATCACAAACAAATCACTGATCAGGAGATTTGCCATGTCCTCGTTAACCGTTGAACCTTTCTTTTTATTGTCACGTCAGCTTGGGTGGACGGTATCCCTGGATCATTCTTTTTCTCGTCAGCTTTGGTCAAATCCTGCGTCAATTTCGGTGTCATCGTAACGCGGCTGCCTACCTTACTCTGAGGTCCTATGTTCGGTTTTGAACTCCCCCGTTTCTCCTTTGGAGTTGTCTCTGAAACATTCTCCTTTTTCTTGCCAGCTTTGTCCTCCTTCTTGGAGTCCCTCGCCTTCGATTATTGACGTGGTATGTTCCTGTCTTTATTGATCATATATGAATTATTCTTTTATTTGAAAATATGCCAACTTATGCAGGGCAATTAATGTTTATAAAGGCTtcatatatatagttaaatatgcgacacttcactttaagttttaaaaaaggttttattctttcactttaacttagcgtacattggttagttatttccccgacgatgactgaggtctgatgtcttgaacggaattaactttggttgaattctccgacggtgtcgcgattgacgtttgtcttgaacagaactgagttggcttcttagatgtagactatttatattatgatgctctgtttgggattcggatttggattcgtaggcgttggcttcgacttcggcttcggagatggagtacgtgactcgatcgatatgtgggaaaggcggcttttgatgaaaggcttccgctgcgtatgagcggtgttgcattacttgggggtggctgagaatagggcctctgattggtcagctaggatggtgtgattcttgagaatcgattagtaattgatctctgaagagtggcgtgattctggtgcggctggattctagtgcggcatctattaTTTTATGTTCatcttccagtttagggtgtttgtttacattgcctgcatccggctacgcgtggtccatttcgagcgtgagattgtttatgagggttcgaagctgagggtgtcgtattgtttatagtattgtgggtgcagggtaatagacatagacaagggtatgcggagcatggactatagatatgtcactatatatatgtaagattaataataatgtatcgtttattaatagtgtttttcgaaaaaaaatacaaagtgtatgatttaagatgtgcaattaatgagtctgttcttccgactttttgttcaactttctgcttctacttccaacaaccgactcccgtatcgatagccccttatcggttaggtcttttaaacatcggttaagtctggttatatcggttaggtcttatcgatggtatcttaagttcaaatgttaatttagatgggatagtgctaactgcttgatacactgtcctttacatatatatgtacatatatattactTCTATATATAAGCCTTATTTTAGtcaatggttttttttttagtcagAGCGACCTAGTCCCATTCCTGTTCATCTTCTACAGTTGAAGCTTCCTGGATGATATTTCCACTTCCGCGAACATCATAGCCACCAAACTGGGCCCCGCAACCGCCATGGCCACTCAAAACGCGTAGAAAATCGGGCACTACCTGCTCAGATCCCTCAAGAATTTTCACCAGATCTGTGGCCACGCCCGAATCCTGCTCGGGATCAAAGAACGAAGTGGCCCGACCATAATTTCCCACACGCCCGGTGCGTCCAATACGATGAACATAGTCATCAATGGTCTTGGGCATATCGTAGATAACGACATGCTTGACGTTCTTAATATCTAGACCACGAGAAGCAACCGATGTGGCAATGAGCACTTTCATCTTGCCAGTCTTAAAGTCGCGCAGAGCTTGTTCGCGCTGACTCTGTAGTCGATCGCCATGAATCGAAGTTGTGGGATGCTCGGTTTCCGACAAatacgaggccagaaaatcggCCAGTAATCGGTTACTGCAGTAACCAGAACTAATATGTTGCAACTGAAGGAAAGTTCTGGGGGTAGTTCTCTCGGGAGATTTTAGGGATATTTTTAGAGAAAGTTCTGTCCATGTCGACGTTGCCTGATATGGAGTTTCTTTTTCACAAATTAAGTTCCTTGCTAGGGAAAACACTCTTTCGGAGGAAGCTGACCATGCTGGTGTTGCAAATATTTTGCAgatttatttatataatattCGGAGCTGCGATTGGTTTTTATTCCACCAGTGCAAAACATTGAAGTCGTCTTTCATAGGTATACTCGTATATTGGATTACGCCACTATTtctgtagtgtattgacactcagacttaagcacgcgttgtcttcaagattctcttttattctatatccttggatggtgtgaccgtatatagatattaatataatacctaacacgcctctccttagatgtttaatatacatgtcatttacaaatctattttcttataacaatttgatttgtgtacttaatctaattagcgtatataaaatttatgtgatttcgtatttttctttcttcttaatctgtttagtatttgtttcagtgtttaatttgtacataatttgatttcataattcctttctttatattattttattgttaaatacgctttactaccttccctgcctcacgtggtctcaactctctcctggtgggtgttggttgagaaactatttgttcattgttggttttggaattgtcatctactgaacaattgctttcgacatcaggtgctttcgcattaggcgatgtatgattgttagtgctttggtttctaatttgatccaggtgacgttttatttctctgttattgttcgccaaaatacaacaatacgaacgcgggcccagctgttgttttacagttgcctgagtccagcttgctttgttaggatttttgtagtccctaaccataactttttgaccccttaaaaattctgtgcttcgtctacctttgtgatttacaacacactcagtc
The Drosophila miranda strain MSH22 chromosome XL, D.miranda_PacBio2.1, whole genome shotgun sequence genome window above contains:
- the LOC117186849 gene encoding ATP-dependent RNA helicase vasa-like; this translates as MKDDFNLQHISSGYCSNRLLADFLASYLSETEHPTTSIHGDRLQSQREQALRDFKTGKMKVLIATSVASRGLDIKNVKHVVIYDMPKTIDDYVHRIGRTGRVGNYGRATSFFDPEQDSGVATDLVKILEGSEQVVPDFLRVLSGHGGCGAQFGGYDVRGSGNIIQEASTVEDEQEWD